One segment of Cydia amplana chromosome 16, ilCydAmpl1.1, whole genome shotgun sequence DNA contains the following:
- the LOC134655273 gene encoding uncharacterized protein LOC134655273: MLSAATDTLGLDWDPSVDVLRFTIEMNQVETLTKRSILSSTFKIFDPLGLVSPCTIIPKLIIQGLWSLGLNWDDPAPQDIQSTWQKFADNISSISELSIPRRVLIDNYVSVEMHVFCDASQKAYGAAVYLRSIDAEGRVLVRLLCAKSRVAPIKVVTIPRLELCGALLAAQLSVTVTDALRCQISRHVYWTDSSVVLSWLNTSSNKLKTFVANRISEIGELTDVSAWRHVPTLENPADLLSRGVEPNRIGGCSAWWQGPTFLQGPEASWPSLSSTPKQDPQELPELKVNTVTITEPFIQFSNFSKLCRLQRALAFVNRFINNCRQPTNKLSGPLQVNELSKSFDTLVKFSQSESFGTEIRLLEDKRTLNRKSNIISLDPFLDTQGILRVGGRLAGASVYTFDKRHPIILHANHPFTRLLFRQEHQLLFHAAPQLLLGAIKDRIWPIGGRNLARRTYHICSVCRRFRGKTLTNKMGNLPAERVTPDYPFYTTGTDFAGPFLITDRKGRGCKITKAYLCIFICFRYKCIHLEAVSQLSKDAFNLCLQRFISRRGKPKQIFCDNGRNFVATAKEINEFLKLNTDGIIDFAANKGIEFRFSPAYAPNFGGLWEAGVKAAKYHLNRVLGNAHLTFEELSSLFSQIEAILNSRPLCPLSSSPQDFAPLTPGHFLIGRPLTALPSPCLLDSNTNRLDRFQRLEQIRQHFWKRWSSEYVPELQQRTKWKLRCKDLKSNDLVLLKEDFTPPLNWRLGRVEQIFPGTDGIPRVADISTARGTVRRAINRICLLPSPDDAES, translated from the coding sequence ATGCTCAGTGCTGCCACTGACACCCTTGGTCTTGACTGGGATCCATCAGTGGACGTTCTACGCTTCACTATTGAAATGAACCAAGTCGAAACCCTAACTAAGCGGAGTATACTTTCATCaacctttaaaatatttgaccCGCTTGGTCTCGTCTCACCTTGTACAATCATACCTAAGCTTATCATTCAAGGCTTGTGGTCTTTGGGGCTAAATTGGGACGATCCTGCTCCTCAAGACATACAGTCAACTTGGCAGAAGTTTGCTGACAACATTAGTAGCATTTCTGAGTTGTCGATCCCTAGGCGAGTCTTGATTGACAACTACGTATCTGTAGAAATGCATGTCTTCTGTGACGCCTCTCAAAAGGCGTACGGTGCGGCTGTCTACCTCCGATCTATAGATGCTGAGGGTAGAGTTTTAGTGCGTCTTCTCTGCGCTAAAAGTCGCGTCGCTCCCATAAAAGTTGTCACTATTCCGCGTCTAGAGTTATGCGGCGCCCTTCTTGCAGCCCAATTAAGCGTCACAGTGACTGACGCCCTCCGCTGCCAAATATCGCGTCATGTCTATTGGACTGACTCTAGCGTCGTGTTATCGTGGCTAAATACAagctcaaacaaattaaaaacgtTTGTTGCTAACAGGATTAGCGAGATAGGAGAACTAACTGACGTATCTGCTTGGCGCCACGTTCCCACTTTGGAAAACCCAGCAGATCTTCTATCTCGCGGCGTTGAACCGAATCGCATCGGCGGCTGTTCCGCTTGGTGGCAAGGACCTACCTTCTTGCAAGGCCCTGAAGCATCCTGGCCTTCGCTGAGCTCCACCCCCAAGCAAGACCCGCAAGAGTTGCCAGAATTGAAAGTGAATACAGTCACAATCACGGAACCTTTCATTCAATTCTCGAACTTTTCAAAACTTTGCCGATTACAACGAGCTTTAGCTTTTGTCAACAGGTTCATCAACAATTGCAGACAGCCTACCAACAAATTATCTGGTCCCCTCCAAGTTAATGAATTAAGTAAATCATTTGACACTCTAGTCAAATTTTCCCAAAGCGAATCCTTTGGTACTGAGATAAGGCTATTAGAGGACAAAAGGACTCTTAATCGCAAATCCAATATTATCTCTCTTGATCCCTTTCTTGATACCCAAGGAATTCTTAGAGTTGGTGGCCGCTTGGCAGGTGCTTCAGTATATACATTCGACAAAAGGCACCCTATAATTTTACACGCGAACCACCCCTTTACTAGGCTGCTCTTTCGACAAGAGCATCAGCTATTGTTTCACGCTGCACCACAGTTATTGTTAGGTGCCATAAAGGATCGCATATGGCCCATAGGTGGAAGAAACCTAGCAAGGCGTACTTACCATATTTGTTCTGTCTGTAGGCGTTTTAGAGGCAAGACTCTTACTAATAAAATGGGCAATCTGCCCGCTGAGAGAGTTACTCCTGACTACCCATTTTACACAACTGGAACTGACTTTGCTGGTCCATTCTTAATCACCGATCGTAAAGGCCGAGGATGCAAGATAACGAAGGCATATCTTTGCATCTTCATTTGCTTCCGATACAAATGCATTCATCTTGAAGCTGTCAGTCAGCTTTCTAAAGACGCCTTTAATTTGTGCCTCCAAAGGTTTATATCCCGTCGCGGAAAACCTAAACAAATCTTCTGCGACAATGGTAGGAATTTTGTTGCTACTGCAAAGGAAATCAATGAATTTTTAAAGCTTAATACGGATGGCATCATCGATTTTGCGGCCAACAAAGGTATTGAATTTCGCTTCTCTCCAGCATACGCTCCTAACTTCGGTGGGCTGTGGGAGGCCGGTGTTAAAGCCGCTAAATATCATTTAAATAGGGTCCTAGGCAATGCCCATTTAACGTTCGAAGAATTATCGTCCCTATTTAGTCAGATCGAAGCCATCCTAAATAGCCGTCCCCTTTGTCCTTTGAGCTCATCACCCCAAGATTTCGCTCCTCTTACCCCGGGACACTTTTTGATAGGTAGGCCACTCACTGCGTTACCTTCGCCGTGCCTACTAGACTCCAACACAAATCGCCTCGACAGATTCCAGCGCCTTGAACAGATTCGACAGCATTTTTGGAAGCGCTGGAGCTCCGAATACGTCCCCGAATTGCAGCAGCGTACGAAGTGGAAGCTCAGATGCAAGGACCTTAAATCGAATGACCTTGTTCTACTGAAGGAGGATTTCACGCCGCCACTCAACTGGCGCCTCGGCAGAGTCGAACAAATCTTCCCAGGCACTGATGGCATCCCTCGAGTCGCCGATATTTCCACAGCTCGAGGCACAGTTCGTCGAGCCATCAACCGCATCTGTCTACTCCCGTCCCCAGATGACGCAGAGTCTTGA
- the LOC134655420 gene encoding centromere protein X-like, with protein MARNSNENKSDNIDPASVASDVKNTFKQDVIKELLNSSFEDNKTKLGNHALSLVVEVAKCLVTETCLRASSQALRESCDKVDIDHVEKCLPQLMLDFP; from the exons ATGGCTCGTAACAGCAATGAAAACAAATCCGACAACATTGATCCAGCCTCCGTGGCCTCTGACGTAAAGAACACCTTCAAACAG gacGTCATAAAGGAGCTTCTGAACAGCTCTTTCGAGGACAACAAGACGAAGCTGGGCAACCATGCGTTGTCCCTGGTTGTGGAAGTTGCCAAATGCCTGGTTACGGAGACTTGTCTCCGTGCCTCGAGCCAGGCACTACGAGAGTCCTGTGACAAAGTTGACATTGACCATGTTGAGAAATGCCTACCGCAGCTG ATGCTGGACTTCCCTTAA
- the LOC134655155 gene encoding phosphorylated adapter RNA export protein yields MMSTTEGELDVEVSHEREEGELEDSDVEEGTYIPLERPETFNPPSLVNMQIQDELSDEGSAQESSGSDSEEEPRRRPKRTKLRPKRPQQAQPDKKDKYNVWCKALQEDLLTEDMVSCDVTKKSRYGVESYDYTIKYRLDDSYNPKNVFTSNNLEDDNTSKKRRHSDRSNVKLRLGKRAMNEDHSSKQLPRVLDDLVATSDDPIEVIALEIAGKLQEEKSELVGRIVQVLGASKAIEIYKETQRVEADGGMLVMNGTRRRTPGGVYFFLLKRDDEISQEMINQIFNEERKETARRIKRARAKSRQKVMEQLKQSLTESELPTLLSRGGGGGEAPHAAAGSNPPPSPATDARDGSSDTDPPASPAPAPSPQPDRTERGLHTYGDDDYLEVMCNDDMDMF; encoded by the exons ATGATGTCGACCACCGAAGGCGAGCTAGACGTCGAGGTGTCTCATGAACGTGAAGAAGGAGAG TTGGAGGATTCAGATGTGGAAGAGGGCACGTATATACCGCTGGAGCGGCCGGAGACGTTCAACCCGCCGTCGCTGGTGAACATGCAGATCCAGGATGAGCTGAGCGACGAGGGATCGGCGCAGGAGTCCTCAGGCTCGGACTCGGAGGAGGAGCCGCGACGGCGACCGAAGCGCACGAAGCTGAGGCCGAAGCGCCCGCAGCAGGCGCAGCCGGACAAAAAAGACAAATATAATGTTTGGTGCAAAGCATTGCAG GAAGACTTATTAACAGAAGACATGGTCAGCTGCGATGTCACTAAAAAAAGCAGATATGGCGTTGAATCTTATGATTATACTATTAAGTATAGATTAGACGATAGCTATAATCCTAAAAATGTCTTCACAAGTAATAACTTGGAGGATGACAATACGTCAAAGAAACGGAGGCATTCAGACAGGTCTAATGTGAAACTAAGGCTCGGGAAAAGGGCAATGAATGAAGACCATAGTAGTAAACAGCTGCCTAGGGTACTAGATGATTTGGTGGCGACGTCGGATGATCCTATAGAAGTAATCGCTTTGGAAATTGCTGGAAAGTTGCAGGAAGAGAAGTCGGAATTAGTAG GTAGGATTGTACAGGTACTAGGCGCAAGCAAGGCTATAGAAATATACAAGGAGACACAGAGGGTTGAGGCTGATGGAGGCATGCTGGTCATG AACGGCACCCGTCGACGGACCCCCGGCGGTGTCTACTTCTTCCTCCTGAAGCGGGACGATGAGATCTCGCAGGAGATGATCAACCAGATCTTCAACGAGGAACGCAAAGAGACGGCGCGGCGTATTAAACGGGCGCGGGCGAAGAGTCGCCAGAAGGTTATGGAGCAGCTCAAACAGAGTCTCACAG AATCCGAGCTGCCCACTCTGCTGTCCCGCGGCGGGGGTGGGGGCGAGGCCCCGCACGCGGCGGCCGGCTCCAACCCGCCCCCCTCCCCCGCCACCGACGCGCGCGACGGCTCCTCCGACACCGACCCCCCCGCCTCCCCCGCGCCCGCCCCCTCCCCGCAGCCCGACCGGACCGAGCGGGGCCTGCACACCTACGGCGACGATGACTACCTGGAGGTCATGTGTAATGATGATATGGATATGTTCTAA
- the LOC134655394 gene encoding pentatricopeptide repeat-containing protein 2, mitochondrial-like, with product MSQLINTFLRNPVLKSVRLYVPCRMIQLTPVQQLYAPAALGIDGYLHARRRIKEQFANFTDKFRTKMTEFVGDTKNMVFTEDLKNMVHIAEPSDLELCLKMIKKFNTQSSEYRFGSFVFGPVVMRMFHFLDAPNEALKCFDDPENGGFFDQLVTYQILLDLLYSHQMYDDMYRVFERVKDRQINMTKYPKYPVVLILAACYKQNTPQSMEYASKLWSEMSKTGTVPLRRACTFFAALALKQGAPHIALESISSQKQHYVTIRNIKATALAAMGRVDDTLPVLRTILDIDSPQQKDKHTFFEETVLKVKEAVEKSENKDLQKEFDDIHKAFVDRQLIDSKQTLDMLLNAEITAVKKTDRPGSGMPSYKKQMPYGLRQNRRS from the exons ATGTCTCAGTTAATAAATACTTTCTTAAGGAATCCTGTCCTAAAGAGTGTAAGATTATATGTGCCATGCCGGATGATCCAGTTAACTCCAG TTCAGCAACTGTACGCGCCCGCAGCCCTGGGAATCGATGGCTACCTTCATGCCAGAAGGAGAATCAAGGAACAATTTGCAAACTTTACCGATAAATTCAGGACAAAGATGACAGAATTCGTGGGCGACACCAAGAACATGGTATTCACAGAAGATCTGAAGAATATGGTGCACATTGCTGAGCCTTCAGATTTGGAATTGTGtcttaaaatgattaaaaa ATTCAATACACAAAGTTCCGAGTACCGATTTGGATCCTTTGTGTTTGGGCCCGTGGTAATGAGGATGTTCCATTTTCTGGATGCACCTAATGAAGCTTTAaaa TGTTTCGATGACCCAGAAAACGGTGGTTTCTTTGACCAACTAGTCACATACCAGATACTGTTAGACCTGCTATACAGCCACCAGATGTATGATGACATGTACAGGGTGTTTGAGAGAGTGAAAGATCGCCAGATCAATATGACCAAGTATCCGAAGTATCCAGTGGTTTTAATACTTGCAGCTTGTTATAAACAG AATACACCACAAAGTATGGAATATGCATCAAAGTTATGGTCAGAGATGAGCAAAACAGGCACTGTTCCACTAAGAAGAGCATGCACATTCTTTGCTG CATTGGCCCTTAAGCAGGGCGCCCCCCACATAGCCCTAGAGTCGATATCGTCGCAGAAACAACATTATGTCACAATCCGAAACATAAAG GCGACAGCGTTAGCGGCCATGGGTAGAGTAGACGACACGTTGCCGGTGCTTCGAACTATATTGGACATCGACTCGCCGCAGCAGAAAGACAAACACACATTCTTCGAAGAAACT GTATTGAAAGTAAAGGAGGCAGTAGAGAAGAGCGAGAACAAAGACCTGCAGAAAGAGTTCGATGACATCCACAAAGCGTTCGTTGATCGGCAGTTAATAGATTCGAAGCAG ACTCTGGACATGCTGCTGAACGCCGAGATCACAGCGGTGAAGAAAACCGACAGGCCGGGCAGCGGCATGCCGTCATACAAGAAGCAGATGCCCTACGGACTAAGGCAGAATAGGCGTagctaa